The following coding sequences lie in one Atribacterota bacterium genomic window:
- the trpB gene encoding tryptophan synthase subunit beta encodes MKENGFFGEFGGFFVPEILIHPLEELEEAYFTYREDHSFQEELALYLRSYAGRPTPLYFARRLSEHLGGGKIYLKREDLNHTGSHKLNNTLGQVLLAKKMGKTRVIAETGAGQHGVATATACALFGLQCRVYMGAVDMERQKLNVFRMNILGAEVVAVHSGSQTLKDAINEAMRDWVRNVDTTHYVIGSVVGPHPYPTMVRDFQSVIGKEAEVQMIEAEGRVPDYVVACVGGGSNAMGIFHTFVSREEVRLIGVEAGGLGLHTGSHAASIGQGSKGILHGSLSYLLQDEFGQVLPTHSVAAGLDYPGVGPEHSFLFERKRASYVSVKDEEAVEAFVLLAEKEGIIPALESAHAVAYAVKLAPTLSKGEILLICLSGRGDKDAEEVMRYRERRGGR; translated from the coding sequence ATGAAAGAAAATGGATTTTTTGGCGAATTTGGTGGGTTCTTTGTGCCGGAGATTTTGATTCACCCTCTGGAGGAGCTGGAAGAGGCCTATTTCACGTACCGGGAGGACCACTCCTTTCAAGAAGAGCTTGCCTTGTATCTCCGGTCGTACGCGGGAAGGCCGACTCCACTGTATTTTGCCCGGCGCCTTTCGGAACATCTCGGAGGAGGAAAGATATATTTAAAGAGGGAAGATCTCAATCACACCGGTTCCCACAAACTCAATAATACCTTAGGGCAGGTGCTCCTGGCTAAGAAAATGGGAAAAACGAGAGTCATCGCCGAAACCGGTGCGGGACAGCATGGAGTAGCTACAGCCACGGCTTGTGCCCTTTTTGGACTTCAATGCCGGGTGTACATGGGGGCGGTGGACATGGAGCGGCAAAAACTCAACGTTTTTCGGATGAATATCCTGGGAGCAGAAGTGGTGGCTGTTCACTCAGGAAGCCAAACTCTGAAGGATGCCATTAATGAGGCGATGCGAGACTGGGTGCGGAATGTGGATACCACCCATTATGTGATTGGTTCGGTGGTTGGACCGCATCCCTATCCCACCATGGTGCGGGACTTTCAGTCAGTCATTGGAAAAGAGGCAGAGGTGCAGATGATTGAAGCTGAGGGACGAGTACCTGATTATGTAGTGGCTTGTGTGGGTGGAGGGAGCAATGCTATGGGCATTTTCCATACCTTTGTGTCCCGGGAAGAGGTAAGACTAATTGGTGTTGAAGCGGGGGGGCTGGGTCTTCATACTGGAAGTCATGCTGCCAGTATCGGGCAGGGGTCGAAGGGTATTCTCCATGGGAGTTTGAGTTACCTCCTGCAGGATGAGTTTGGACAGGTTCTCCCCACCCATTCAGTGGCGGCTGGTCTCGATTATCCCGGGGTGGGTCCAGAACATAGCTTTCTCTTTGAAAGGAAAAGAGCTTCGTACGTCAGCGTAAAGGATGAGGAGGCCGTTGAAGCCTTCGTCCTTCTTGCAGAAAAAGAGGGAATTATTCCAGCTCTGGAAAGCGCTCATGCGGTGGCCTACGCAGTAAAACTTGCTCCTACCCTCTCGAAGGGCGAGATTCTTTTGATTTGCCTTTCGGGAAGAGGGGATAAGGATGCCGAAGAAGTGATGCGCTATCGGGAAAGGAGGGGTGGTCGATGA
- a CDS encoding phosphoribosylanthranilate isomerase translates to MLAVKVCGIQTEEDAHSLAQMGVWALGFILVEGSPRWVNPEKARNLVHGIRSRVLTVGVFRDMGWKEVKQLVDFCSFDLVQLHGAESPSFCAHFPGRVVKAFGVDEKFEEKTVEEYRGVVRYFLFDTVRGTQGGGTGTPFPWIKVQKIVEGYEVPVIVAGGLGEENLPQLISLFHPFGVDLNSKVEERPGKKDLTKIQRILDWLRRR, encoded by the coding sequence TTGCTCGCTGTTAAAGTCTGCGGAATTCAGACGGAAGAAGATGCCCACTCTCTTGCCCAAATGGGGGTGTGGGCGCTGGGATTTATTCTGGTGGAGGGAAGCCCTCGCTGGGTGAATCCAGAAAAAGCAAGAAATTTGGTACATGGAATTCGGAGTCGAGTGTTGACTGTGGGCGTTTTTCGGGATATGGGCTGGAAGGAAGTAAAGCAATTGGTTGATTTCTGTAGCTTTGATCTCGTTCAGCTCCATGGAGCCGAAAGTCCTTCTTTCTGTGCCCATTTTCCGGGAAGGGTGGTCAAGGCTTTTGGAGTGGATGAGAAGTTTGAGGAAAAAACCGTTGAAGAATACCGTGGTGTGGTTCGGTATTTCCTATTTGACACGGTCCGAGGAACACAGGGTGGCGGGACCGGAACGCCTTTTCCCTGGATAAAAGTTCAAAAAATTGTGGAAGGGTACGAAGTGCCAGTAATCGTGGCGGGTGGATTGGGGGAGGAAAATCTTCCCCAACTCATCTCTCTTTTCCATCCCTTTGGAGTTGACTTGAATAGTAAAGTAGAAGAGAGACCGGGGAAGAAGGATCTCACAAAAATACAGAGGATTCTGGACTGGCTAAGAAGGAGATGA
- the trpC gene encoding indole-3-glycerol phosphate synthase TrpC: MMETILEQIVTHTRKKLFMMKQYSAYDVVEIMAKRTKNSFSEVFADSSQMHIIAEIKCASPSRGKLLPYERVLKVLSCYEEGGASAISVVTEEEHFGGNVTLLEKVIAKTSLPVLRKDFVIEETQIYESAEKGAGALLLIARILHRERLKKFVDLCTLLGMVPLVEVHDERDLEKALFAGARLVGINNRNLATFEVSLQTTLRLLPLVPKGLMVVSESGIRSREDITMLRERGVRAFLIGETLLAATDPVKKLRELKGEEELARC, encoded by the coding sequence ATGATGGAAACGATTCTGGAACAAATTGTCACCCACACCCGGAAGAAACTGTTCATGATGAAGCAGTACTCCGCATATGATGTGGTCGAAATTATGGCCAAAAGAACAAAAAATTCCTTTTCGGAGGTATTCGCAGACTCATCCCAGATGCACATCATTGCCGAAATCAAGTGTGCTTCACCTTCTCGGGGAAAACTGTTGCCGTATGAAAGGGTTTTAAAGGTTTTATCCTGTTATGAGGAAGGAGGAGCTTCGGCAATTTCGGTGGTGACGGAAGAGGAACATTTTGGGGGTAACGTGACTCTCCTTGAGAAAGTTATAGCCAAAACCTCTCTTCCTGTTTTGCGGAAGGATTTTGTTATCGAGGAAACTCAGATCTACGAGTCGGCGGAGAAGGGGGCAGGAGCTCTCCTTCTCATTGCCCGGATTTTGCATCGTGAACGGCTCAAAAAATTCGTTGACCTGTGTACTCTTTTGGGTATGGTTCCTCTGGTAGAAGTACATGATGAAAGAGACTTGGAGAAAGCTCTGTTTGCTGGAGCGAGGTTGGTGGGAATTAATAATCGGAATCTGGCTACCTTTGAAGTATCGCTCCAGACCACACTTCGTCTTTTACCCCTTGTGCCTAAAGGGCTTATGGTGGTGAGTGAAAGTGGAATCCGGAGCAGGGAGGACATTACCATGTTGCGCGAAAGAGGGGTACGAGCCTTCCTCATCGGGGAGACCCTCCTTGCTGCTACGGATCCAGTGAAAAAATTGAGGGAATTGAAGGGAGAGGAAGAACTTGCTCGCTGTTAA